In a genomic window of Gadus macrocephalus chromosome 9, ASM3116895v1:
- the rhcgb gene encoding ammonium transporter Rh type C-like 2 codes for MGCVQSFRDLCDRPKNTNVRVSLPVVCFVWQTAMVILFGVFIRYNTESDVRWREFRRTNNISSDIENDFYFRYPSFQDVHVMVFVGFGFLMTFLKRYSFGAVGFNFLIAAFGLQWALLMQGWFSSLDTDGKIKIGVENLINADFCVAGCLIAYGAVLGKVSPVQLLVLTLFGITLYAVEEYIILSIIHARDAGGSMVIHTFGAYYGLAISWMLYRPNLEQSSRLQGSVYHSDVFAMIGTLFLWMFWPSFNSALTDHGDGQHRAVINTYLSLASTVLTSVAVSSLFQKQGKLDMVHIQNATLAGGVAVGTASEFMLMPYGSLIVGFFCGIISTLGYIYLTPFLEKHLKIQDTCGVHNLHAMPGVIGGVVGAITAAAATETVYGKEGLINTFDFDGDFKGTTPSRQGGMQAAALCVALVFGIGGGIFVGCILRLPIWGDPADEDCFDDQFYWELPEDEESVEPVLEYNNHTIRNKNVAETIFSVEQT; via the exons aTGGGCTGCGTCCAGAGCTTCAGGGATCTGTGCGACCGTCCCAAGAACACCAACGTGCGCGTCAGCCTGCCGGTGGTCTGCTTCGTGTGGCAGACGGCCATGGTCATCCTGTTTGGCGTCTTCATCCGCTACAACACCGAGTCGGACGTCCGCTGGCGGGAGTTCAGGAGGACAAACAACATCTCGAGCGACATCGAGAATGACTTCTATTTCAGATACCCAA GTTTCCAGGACGTCCATGTGATGGTGTTCGTGGGCTTCGGGTTCCTCATGACCTTCTTGAAGCGCTACAGCTTTGGGGCGGTGGGCTTCAACTTCCTCATTGCGGCCTTCGGCCTCCAGTGGGCGCTGTTGATGCAGGGCTGGTTCAGCTCCCTGGACACCGACGGGAAGATCAAGATCGGCGTTGAGAA CCTGATCAACGCGGACTTCTGCGTGGCCGGCTGCCTGATTGCCTACGGGGCGGTGCTGGGGAAGGTGAGCCCGGTGCAGCTGCTGGTGCTCACCCTGTTCGGGATCACCCTGTACGCCGTGGAGGAGTACATCATCCTGTCCATCATACAC GCCAGGGATGCTGGAGGCTCCATGGTGATCCACACCTTCGGGGCTTATTATGGTCTGGCCATCTCGTGGATGCTGTACCGGCCCAACCTGGAGCAGAGCAGCCGTCTGCAGGGCTCTGTGTACCACTCAGACGTGTTCGCTATGATCG GCACCCTGTTCCTGTGGATGTTCTGGCCCAGCTTCAACTCGGCCCTGACGGACCACGGGGACGGGCAGCACCGGGCCGTCATCAACACCTACCTCTCCCTGGCCTCCACGGTGCTCACCAGCGTGGCCGTCTCCAGCCTGTTCCAGAAGCAGGGGAAGCTGGACATG gtgcACATCCAGAACGCCACCCTGGCGGGGGGCGTGGCGGTGGGCACGGCGTCCGAGTTCATGCTGATGCCCTACGGCTCGCTCATCGTGGGGTTCTTCTGCGGCATCATCTCCACCCTGGGATACATCTACCTCACG cccttCCTGGAGAAGCACCTGAAGATCCAGGACACCTGCGGGGTCCACAACCTCCACGCCATGCCGGGGGTGATCGGGGGGGTGGTGGGCGCCAtcacggccgccgccgccacagagACCGTCTATGGAAAAGAAGG GCTGATAAACACATTTGACTTTGATGGTGACTTCAAGGGCACAACCCCTAGTAGGCAGGGGGGCATGCAGGCAGCCGCGCTGTGTGTGGCCCTCGTCTTCGGCATCGGGGGGGGCATCTTCGTCG GGTGTATTCTAAGGTTACCTATATGGGGAGATCCTGCAGATGAGGACTGCTTCGATGACCAGTTCTACTGGGAG TTACCTGAAGACGAAGAGAGTGTTGAACCTGTCCTTGAATACAATAACCACACAATAAGGAACAAAAACGT agctgAAACCATTTTCAGTGTTGAGCAGACCTGA
- the gdpgp1 gene encoding GDP-D-glucose phosphorylase 1, with product MSQFTYSHRDLLTDIHRAEHPDPHTEPSPFDTLLSSGWRERMGRGGVFRYRLGALQTRVLPGPLSLVAQLNVQRGVERRKPQEIQSIKQPYNAHQFNFNKISPEEVLFEMSRVTEQSLRPPGGDRPELQKVVVLVNVSPLEFGHCLFVPEPSRCLPQVLTLSAIQTGLESVLLSSDPGFRVGFNSLGAFASVNHLHLHCYYLKQELLLETVPVEPLVPEKGFYRLTHLPRGFLFYAEPNDLDQIARVVFQVTEALVNGDVAHNLFLTRGCPPSEGQQEEAQQGSRRGVRIALWPRRSSFGAKEETAFNVALCELAGHLPFKVQQDYECLTEKDVKDIIQRYLLPDQDFTRLERQLVADMIDL from the coding sequence ATGTCTCAGTTTACGTACAGCCACCGGGATCTCCTCACTGACATCCACCGGGCTGAACACCCCGACCCTCACACAGAGCCGTCCCCGTTCGACACACTCCTCTCCTCCGGCTGGCGGGAAAGGATGGGCCGGGGAGGAGTCTTCCGCTACCGCCTCGGTGCTCTGCAGACCCGGGTCTTACCGGGACCCCTGTCCCTGGTCGCCCAGCTGAACGTCCAGCGAGGCGTCGAGAGGAGGAAACCGCAGGAGATCCAGAGCATTAAGCAGCCGTACAATGCCCATCAGTTCAACTTCAACAAGATCAGTCCAGAAGAAGTGCTGTTTGAGATGAGCAGGGTTACTGAACAGAGTCTTCGTCCTCCAGGGGGAGATCGACCTGAGCTCCAGAAAGTGGTGGTGCTGGTCAATGTCAGTCCCTTGGAGTTTGGACATTGTCTGTTTGTCCCAGAGCCGTCACGCTGTTTGCCACAGGTCCTGACACTGTCCGCCATCCAGACCGGGTTAGAATCGGTTCTGCTGAGCTCTGATCCGGGCTTCAGGGTCGGGTTCAACAGCCTGGGAGCGTTTGCTTCTGTGAACCATTTACACCTGCATTGCTATTACCTAAAACaagagctgctgctggagaccGTGCCGGTTGAGCCTTTGGTTCCTGAAAAGGGCTTTTACCGGTTGACACACCTGCCCAGAGGTTTTCTGTTTTACGCAGAACCCAATGACCTCGATCAAATCGCCCGTGTCGTTTTCCAAGTCACAGAAGCCCTTGTAAACGGAGATGTTGCCCACAACCTGTTTCTGACCAGAGGATGCCCCCCCAGTGAGGGCCAGCAGGAGGAGGCTCAGCAGGGGTCCAGGAGAGGAGTGCGCATTGCTCTATGGCCCAGGAGGTCCAGCTTCGGGGCGAAAGAGGAAACCGCTTTTAATGTGGCTCTGTGTGAACTGGCTGGACACCTGCCGTTTAAAGTTCAGCAAGACTATGAGTGTTTGACTGAAAAGGACGTCAAAGATATCATTCAAAGGTATCTTCTGCCTGATCAGGACTTTACCCGTTTGGAGAGGCAGCTGGTTGCCGATATGATTGATTTGTGA